One genomic window of Xanthobacter dioxanivorans includes the following:
- a CDS encoding heavy metal translocating P-type ATPase, which translates to MAAARPLKLRIEGMDCGSCAAKIETAMRRLPGVSDISVSYGQASLSLTLDEDRTTCVTVQSRIRALGFTPLGADEPADAVKEPGRTAPQSAWWASRKGRLVIGTGALLVLAFAVSHLAPAWSTWAYMAATLASLVPIGRRALAGARAGTPFSIEMLMSVAAIGALAIGEAPEAAVVVFLFALGELLEGVAAGRARAGIKALVDLVPRTALRQRGSAFETVPVEALAIGDVVMVRPGDRIPSDGVVVEGTSEIDEAPVTGESVPVAKAAGAAVFAGSINVNGALRVEISRAAADNTISRIIHMVEEAQASKAPTARFIDRFSRWYTPAAMAVSALMMAGPPLLLGADWFTWIYRGLSLLLIACPCSLVISTPAAIASGLASGARRGLLIKGGAALETLGKVKTVAFDKTGTLTVGRPRLTDVVVLEGTEADMLAKAAAVERGSSHPLGAAIVAAAEARGLDLPKVFGGSIATPGKAVTARLRSGFVSVGSPRHAEEQADLPEAVRAQILALEGAGKTVVMVSEGRRLIGLVALRDEPRADAVEGLGRLRAMGLHPVMLTGDNARTAGAIAGLLGLEARSELLPDAKLSAIAAYREQAPIAMVGDGINDAPALAAASVGIAMGAGTDVALETADAALLKNQVTGVAELVALSRATMTNIWQNVGLALGLKGVFLVTSLTGATPLWMAILADTGATVLVTANALRLLRFRPKG; encoded by the coding sequence ATGGCGGCTGCGCGCCCGCTCAAGCTGCGGATCGAGGGGATGGACTGCGGCTCTTGCGCCGCGAAGATCGAGACCGCCATGCGGCGCCTGCCCGGCGTCTCGGACATTTCGGTCAGCTATGGCCAGGCCTCGCTCTCGCTGACGCTCGACGAGGACCGCACCACCTGCGTCACCGTCCAGTCGCGGATCAGGGCCCTCGGCTTCACCCCACTCGGGGCCGACGAACCCGCGGATGCGGTGAAGGAGCCCGGCCGGACCGCGCCGCAGAGCGCCTGGTGGGCGAGCCGGAAAGGCCGGCTGGTGATCGGCACGGGGGCCCTGCTGGTGCTCGCCTTCGCGGTGTCCCATCTGGCGCCGGCCTGGTCGACCTGGGCCTATATGGCCGCGACGCTCGCGAGCCTCGTGCCCATCGGCCGGCGCGCCTTGGCCGGTGCCCGGGCCGGCACGCCGTTCAGCATCGAGATGCTGATGTCCGTCGCCGCCATCGGCGCCCTCGCCATCGGCGAGGCGCCGGAGGCGGCGGTGGTGGTCTTCCTGTTCGCCCTGGGCGAGCTGCTGGAAGGCGTCGCGGCGGGCCGGGCCCGGGCCGGGATCAAGGCCCTGGTCGACCTCGTGCCGCGAACCGCGCTGCGGCAGCGTGGTTCGGCGTTCGAGACGGTGCCGGTGGAGGCCCTCGCCATCGGAGACGTGGTGATGGTCCGGCCGGGCGATCGCATCCCCTCGGACGGCGTCGTCGTGGAGGGCACCTCCGAGATCGACGAGGCGCCCGTGACAGGCGAATCTGTTCCGGTGGCCAAGGCGGCGGGCGCGGCGGTCTTTGCCGGCAGCATCAACGTCAATGGGGCGCTGCGCGTGGAGATCAGCCGGGCGGCGGCCGACAACACCATCAGCCGCATCATCCACATGGTGGAGGAGGCCCAGGCCTCGAAGGCGCCGACGGCGCGCTTCATCGATCGCTTCAGCCGCTGGTATACGCCCGCCGCCATGGCCGTCTCCGCCCTCATGATGGCCGGGCCGCCGCTGCTTCTCGGCGCGGACTGGTTCACCTGGATCTATCGCGGGCTGTCGCTGCTGCTGATCGCCTGTCCTTGCTCGCTCGTGATCTCCACGCCCGCGGCCATTGCCTCGGGCCTCGCCAGCGGCGCCCGGCGCGGGCTGCTCATCAAGGGCGGGGCCGCGCTGGAAACGCTCGGCAAGGTGAAGACGGTGGCCTTCGACAAGACCGGCACGCTCACCGTCGGGCGTCCCCGGCTGACCGACGTCGTCGTGCTGGAAGGGACCGAAGCCGACATGCTGGCCAAGGCTGCGGCCGTCGAGCGCGGCTCCAGCCATCCCCTCGGGGCGGCCATCGTCGCCGCGGCGGAGGCGCGGGGCCTCGACCTTCCCAAGGTGTTCGGCGGCAGCATCGCCACGCCCGGCAAGGCGGTGACGGCACGCCTGAGGTCAGGCTTCGTCAGCGTCGGCTCGCCTCGCCATGCGGAGGAACAGGCCGACCTGCCGGAGGCGGTGCGCGCGCAGATCCTGGCGCTCGAGGGCGCGGGCAAGACGGTGGTCATGGTCAGCGAGGGCCGGCGCCTCATCGGCCTGGTCGCGCTGCGTGACGAGCCACGGGCGGATGCGGTCGAAGGGCTCGGCCGGCTGCGGGCCATGGGACTTCACCCGGTGATGCTGACCGGCGACAACGCCCGCACCGCCGGCGCCATCGCCGGCCTCCTCGGCCTCGAAGCGCGCTCCGAGCTCCTGCCGGATGCCAAGCTTTCGGCCATCGCCGCCTACCGGGAGCAGGCGCCCATCGCCATGGTCGGCGACGGCATCAACGATGCGCCGGCCCTGGCCGCCGCCTCGGTGGGCATCGCCATGGGCGCCGGCACCGACGTCGCCCTGGAGACCGCCGACGCCGCGCTGCTGAAGAACCAGGTGACGGGCGTCGCCGAGCTTGTCGCCCTGTCCCGCGCGACCATGACCAACATCTGGCAGAATGTCGGACTGGCGCTGGGCCTGAAGGGCGTCTTCCTGGTCACCAGCCTGACCGGCGCGACGCCGCTCTGGATGGCGATCCTGGCGGACACCGGCGCGACGGTGCTGGTGACGGCGAACGCGCTGCGGCTCCTGCGCTTCCGGCCGAAGGGCTGA
- a CDS encoding Na/Pi cotransporter family protein, whose protein sequence is MTFSVTLLDLAGFAALLLWGIHMVQTGVLRALGPRLKVVIGRALGNPLQGFCAGAAVTTLLQSSTATALMVSGFTAAGLVALVPALAVMLGANIGTTLIVQALSFDVTAMAPAAILAGLVMFRRGAGSSLRDLGRALIGLGLIVLALHHLVDLLRPLEDAPSIRMLLGAVATVPLIDVMLAAVLTWAVHSSVAVVLIAASLAAQGAVPPNAAIALVLGANLGSAIAPVLEAIGKDDPAAMRLPVGNLVNRLAGVLLGLALIEPIGRLMVTWQPDPGRVAVDFHTLFNVATALVFLPLLSPLARALEWLYPAREDPADPARPRYLAPAATETPVVALGAAAREALRLADALDDMLDKAARALIGGERRHIALTRDGDDVLDRLNREIRAYLATLDPDELNPADRRRVEEILAFSANMEQAADVVCGRLMSDAGKRIKRGIAFSSEEEKAVRELFDRLKANIRLASSLFMTSDARAARLLALEKAAFRDSETAAARIHFDRLRQGLAPLADASGLNIEIVRDLKLINSHVVAAAAYPVLARTGELLDTRLAEQR, encoded by the coding sequence ATGACCTTTTCCGTGACCCTGCTGGACCTCGCCGGCTTCGCCGCGTTGCTGCTCTGGGGCATCCACATGGTGCAGACCGGCGTGCTCCGGGCACTGGGGCCGCGGCTGAAGGTGGTGATCGGGCGGGCGCTTGGGAACCCGCTGCAGGGGTTCTGCGCTGGCGCGGCGGTAACCACGCTGCTCCAGAGCAGCACCGCGACGGCGCTGATGGTCTCGGGCTTCACCGCGGCCGGCCTCGTCGCCCTCGTCCCGGCCCTCGCGGTGATGCTGGGCGCGAATATCGGCACCACACTCATCGTGCAGGCCCTGTCCTTCGACGTCACCGCCATGGCGCCCGCCGCGATCCTGGCCGGGCTGGTGATGTTTCGCCGCGGCGCCGGCAGCAGCCTGCGTGATCTCGGCCGCGCCCTCATCGGCCTCGGCCTCATCGTGCTGGCCCTGCACCACCTGGTGGACCTGCTGCGCCCCCTGGAGGATGCCCCCAGCATTCGCATGCTGCTCGGCGCCGTGGCCACGGTGCCGCTCATCGACGTGATGCTGGCGGCGGTGCTCACCTGGGCGGTGCATTCCTCGGTCGCGGTGGTGCTGATCGCCGCTTCGCTCGCGGCGCAGGGCGCGGTGCCGCCCAATGCCGCCATCGCCCTGGTGCTCGGCGCCAATCTCGGCAGCGCCATCGCTCCGGTGCTGGAAGCGATCGGCAAGGATGACCCGGCGGCCATGCGCCTGCCGGTGGGCAATCTCGTCAACCGGCTCGCGGGCGTCTTGCTGGGCCTCGCCCTGATCGAGCCCATCGGCCGCCTGATGGTGACGTGGCAGCCGGATCCGGGCCGGGTGGCGGTGGATTTCCACACCCTCTTCAACGTGGCGACGGCGCTCGTCTTCCTGCCGCTGCTCTCGCCCCTGGCCCGCGCCCTGGAATGGCTCTATCCGGCGCGGGAGGACCCGGCGGATCCCGCCCGCCCGCGCTATCTCGCCCCGGCGGCGACGGAGACCCCTGTGGTGGCGCTGGGCGCCGCCGCGCGCGAGGCGCTGCGTCTCGCAGACGCCCTCGACGACATGCTGGACAAGGCCGCCCGCGCCCTCATCGGCGGCGAGCGGCGGCACATCGCCCTGACGCGGGACGGCGACGACGTGCTCGACCGGCTCAACCGGGAGATCCGCGCCTACCTCGCCACCCTCGATCCGGACGAACTGAACCCGGCCGACCGGCGTCGGGTGGAGGAGATCCTCGCCTTCTCGGCCAACATGGAGCAGGCGGCGGACGTGGTGTGCGGCCGGCTGATGAGCGACGCCGGCAAGCGCATCAAGCGCGGCATCGCCTTCTCGTCGGAGGAGGAGAAGGCGGTCCGCGAGCTCTTCGACCGGCTGAAGGCGAACATCCGACTCGCCTCCTCCCTGTTCATGACATCGGACGCCCGCGCCGCGCGGCTGCTGGCGCTGGAGAAGGCGGCGTTCCGCGACAGCGAGACGGCGGCGGCGCGGATCCATTTCGACCGGCTGCGCCAGGGGCTCGCCCCGCTGGCGGACGCGAGCGGCCTCAACATCGAGATCGTGCGCGACCTCAAGCTGATCAATTCGCACGTGGTCGCCGCCGCCGCCTATCCCGTGCTCGCCCGCACCGGGGAGCTGCTGGATACCCGCCTCGCCGAGCAGCGCTGA
- a CDS encoding VOC family protein, whose amino-acid sequence MTQSLPGAGVHGLFHVAIKTADLDATRVFWRDVIGLKEIPRPDFGYPGAWLGCPQPGGLGIVHIYAGGPALGASGTAPYGTAAIDHISLSCSGYRAYIARFQAAGLDWREFIVPGTSLWQLFVYDPSGVQLELTFEASIEGAALPDVSEGRVYKAGRSFFDPATYPALGRLKIESAILPN is encoded by the coding sequence ATGACCCAGAGCTTGCCAGGTGCCGGTGTCCACGGCCTGTTCCACGTGGCCATCAAGACGGCGGATCTCGACGCCACCCGCGTCTTCTGGCGTGACGTCATCGGCCTGAAGGAAATCCCCCGGCCGGATTTCGGCTATCCGGGGGCATGGCTCGGCTGCCCGCAGCCGGGCGGCCTCGGCATCGTGCACATCTATGCGGGCGGACCGGCGCTCGGCGCCTCGGGCACGGCGCCATACGGCACGGCGGCCATCGACCATATCTCCCTGTCCTGCTCGGGCTACCGGGCCTATATCGCCCGCTTCCAGGCGGCCGGGCTGGACTGGCGGGAGTTCATCGTGCCCGGCACCAGCCTTTGGCAGCTCTTCGTCTACGACCCCTCGGGCGTGCAGCTGGAGCTCACCTTCGAGGCCAGCATCGAGGGCGCGGCCCTGCCGGACGTGTCCGAAGGGCGGGTCTACAAGGCCGGCCGGAGCTTCTTCGATCCCGCCACCTATCCCGCCCTCGGCCGCCTGAAGATCGAAAGCGCGATCCTGCCGAATTGA
- a CDS encoding IclR family transcriptional regulator, with protein sequence MGRKGETPGKASRAGDGLVRAVDRALGLLVLVSDSPGGIALPQIAAQAELAASTTHRLLTTLEGRGFVHFDKKSGHWFVGRTALAVGATYAGSRDMVACAQPILKRLGQSCGETASLGALEDGRVVFLHRFDARARRAFVPTGSSLPAHCSSIGKALLAVLPQAEVHRTLSAERLVAVTPNTICSPEALMGALEETRRVGFALDDEENTIGLRCIAAPVLDAYHRPVAAVSLAVPVERLDIGQVAERGRMVAAAAQELTRAWSGARV encoded by the coding sequence ATGGGTCGAAAAGGCGAGACGCCCGGCAAGGCGAGCCGGGCGGGCGATGGGCTGGTGCGGGCGGTCGACCGGGCGCTCGGCCTGCTGGTGCTCGTGAGCGACAGCCCCGGCGGCATCGCCCTGCCGCAGATCGCGGCCCAGGCGGAGCTTGCGGCCTCCACAACCCACCGCCTGCTCACCACGCTGGAGGGGCGCGGCTTCGTCCATTTCGACAAGAAGAGCGGCCACTGGTTCGTGGGACGAACCGCGCTCGCGGTGGGCGCCACCTATGCCGGCTCGCGCGACATGGTGGCTTGCGCCCAGCCCATCCTGAAGCGCCTCGGCCAGAGCTGCGGCGAAACCGCCAGCCTGGGTGCCCTTGAGGATGGAAGGGTGGTGTTTCTCCACCGCTTCGATGCCCGCGCGCGCCGCGCCTTCGTGCCCACGGGAAGCTCCCTGCCCGCCCATTGCTCCAGCATCGGCAAGGCGCTCCTCGCGGTCCTGCCGCAGGCGGAAGTGCACAGGACCCTGTCCGCCGAGCGCCTGGTGGCGGTGACGCCGAACACCATCTGCTCGCCGGAAGCGCTCATGGGCGCGCTGGAAGAGACGCGCCGCGTCGGCTTCGCCCTCGACGACGAGGAGAACACGATCGGCCTGCGCTGCATCGCGGCGCCGGTGCTCGACGCCTATCACCGCCCCGTCGCAGCCGTTTCCCTCGCCGTGCCGGTCGAGCGCCTAGATATTGGGCAGGTTGCCGAACGCGGACGCATGGTGGCCGCGGCGGCGCAGGAACTCACCCGCGCCTGGTCCGGTGCCCGCGTCTGA
- a CDS encoding BMP family protein — protein sequence MFDALRPNKARPAGRAPFAATLCAAAMATLALTGAALAQKAAFLFPGSINDQSWNAQGYMGAEKLKSLGWDISYSENVGAADMVDALRDYARQGNAVVVGHTGRFVSAAERVGPDFPKTLFVVGSGSKGVPPNVTSIDYDNTQFGYLMGVLAARMSKTGKIGSVNSLEGIPNVTAQVGAFRKGAKSVKPDIEVKVIYIKSMEDGAEAKEAALSLIAGGADFISGKLNAGQSGIIQAAKEKNVFANGRSFGHTAIAPENVLTNIVEKWADMYTAAAEASKTQDMGGKYILYGFNTPGSTGAELGYEAGQPYNKAVPPAVVEELEGLKKKFASGELKLTVTKEDARGGI from the coding sequence ATGTTCGACGCCCTCCGGCCGAACAAGGCCCGCCCCGCCGGGCGCGCACCCTTCGCCGCCACCTTGTGCGCCGCCGCCATGGCGACGCTGGCGCTGACGGGCGCCGCGCTGGCCCAGAAGGCCGCCTTCCTCTTCCCCGGCTCCATCAACGACCAGAGCTGGAACGCCCAGGGCTACATGGGGGCGGAGAAGCTGAAGTCGCTGGGCTGGGACATCTCCTATTCGGAGAATGTGGGCGCCGCCGACATGGTGGACGCCCTGCGCGACTATGCCCGGCAGGGCAACGCCGTGGTGGTGGGACACACCGGCCGCTTCGTCTCCGCCGCCGAGCGCGTGGGCCCGGACTTTCCCAAGACCCTGTTCGTGGTGGGCTCCGGCTCCAAGGGCGTGCCGCCGAACGTCACCTCCATCGACTATGACAACACCCAGTTCGGCTATCTCATGGGCGTGCTCGCGGCGCGCATGAGCAAGACCGGCAAGATCGGCTCGGTGAACAGCCTCGAAGGCATCCCGAACGTGACGGCGCAGGTGGGCGCGTTCCGCAAGGGCGCCAAGTCCGTCAAGCCGGACATCGAGGTGAAGGTCATCTACATCAAGAGCATGGAGGACGGCGCCGAGGCCAAGGAGGCGGCCCTCTCGCTGATTGCCGGCGGCGCCGACTTCATCAGCGGCAAGCTCAATGCCGGCCAGTCCGGCATCATCCAGGCGGCCAAGGAGAAGAACGTCTTCGCCAACGGCCGCTCCTTCGGCCACACGGCCATCGCGCCGGAGAACGTGCTGACCAACATCGTCGAGAAGTGGGCCGACATGTACACCGCCGCCGCCGAGGCCAGCAAAACCCAGGACATGGGCGGCAAGTACATCCTCTACGGCTTCAACACCCCCGGCTCCACCGGCGCCGAGCTGGGCTACGAGGCCGGCCAGCCCTACAACAAGGCGGTGCCCCCGGCGGTGGTGGAGGAGCTGGAGGGCCTGAAGAAGAAGTTTGCGTCCGGCGAGCTGAAGCTCACCGTGACCAAGGAGGATGCCCGCGGCGGCATCTGA
- a CDS encoding ATP-binding cassette domain-containing protein produces MLEMRGIEKRYGAVRANRGIDLVVPDGTIVGLLGENGSGKSSLMKVLFGIVAADAGAITFKGRALKQHGPAQAIAAGLGMIHQHFTLVDAMSVTENVMLAWDRAGWWLRPKDIAREIRTTSAAFGLGIDPDARVADLPHGQRQRVEIMKAILAGAELLILDEPTSNLSPPEVAGLMEVMRKLKARGHSIIFISHKLDEVLEICDEVVVLRDGAVAGRCPTGAPPRPPSPT; encoded by the coding sequence ATGCTGGAAATGCGCGGCATCGAGAAACGCTACGGCGCGGTGCGGGCCAACCGTGGCATCGACCTCGTGGTGCCCGACGGCACCATCGTCGGCCTGCTGGGCGAGAACGGCTCGGGCAAGAGCAGCCTCATGAAGGTGCTGTTCGGCATCGTCGCCGCGGATGCCGGCGCCATCACCTTCAAGGGCCGCGCGCTGAAGCAGCACGGGCCGGCCCAGGCCATCGCCGCCGGGCTGGGCATGATCCACCAGCATTTCACCCTGGTGGACGCCATGAGCGTCACCGAGAACGTGATGCTCGCCTGGGACCGCGCCGGCTGGTGGCTGAGGCCGAAGGACATCGCCCGGGAGATCCGGACCACCTCTGCCGCCTTCGGCCTCGGCATCGACCCCGACGCCCGCGTCGCCGACCTGCCCCACGGCCAGCGCCAGCGGGTGGAGATCATGAAGGCGATCCTCGCCGGCGCCGAGCTGCTGATCCTCGACGAACCCACCTCCAACCTCAGCCCGCCGGAGGTCGCGGGGCTGATGGAGGTGATGCGCAAGCTGAAGGCCAGGGGCCATTCCATCATCTTCATCTCGCACAAGCTCGACGAGGTGCTGGAGATCTGCGACGAGGTGGTGGTCCTGCGCGATGGCGCGGTGGCCGGCCGCTGTCCCACGGGGGCGCCACCAAGGCCTCCCTCGCCCACATGA